The DNA window TCCTGCCCGATTGTCAATAGAGAGGTCAATGTAGGCGGCTTTCGGAAAGGTACGGCATCGACCTGACACGGTTTAAACCGCTTTTGTTTTGGCCCAGGGCTTGCCCGTGCAGGTCATGCAAAGCGTTTGGATTTCATCGTCTTGAAGATACTGATATCTGGCCAAGTCAGAATCTACCTTGACGTTCCCCTGATTTTCTTTTGCGTGTTTTTCGCGTTTTCGTGCTTTCGTGATAATAAATCAGGTTTGATTTTCAAAATAGCTGACGATTCTGACGATTCTTGCTTTGATATAGGCAACGGCAGCTTCCGCTCCGGCGGTTGTGATTGAGTCGATGTCACTCGCAAGGCTTTCGATTTCTTCTGTATCAATGCCGGTGGTTTTGTTCACCAGAAACGTATCGATTTCACCGTCATCAAGCAACGAGCCACACGCTCCAAATGCTCCCAGAAATTTACTATTTACAAAAATGGGAACCACAAGCTTCACAAGCCCGGCATCACATTCCTCGATGACCGGTTGTTTGGTGTTCCGGGCTGCGGCGGCAAGATTCATGTGGGCTACGGCGCAGATATAGCTCTGCCCCCGATCGGTCGCCTTAATGGCAGGACATAGCCGGTTGGCCCATTTTTTAAAATCCGTAATCCTGAAACCATCGATATTGAAAACGTTGTTATCAAAGCCGAACATTTTATAGACGTCCTCTTCAAGCCTGATCCATTTTTCCAGCGGTAAAATATCGGTTAACTGCATGGGAACTACTCCTTATTTGTTTTCAGCCAGTGTTCAAGGCGGCGCAGACCCTCTTCGGTGGTGATCCGGGGGACATATCCCAGGTCTCTTCTGGCGGCGCTGATGTCAAACCAGTGGTCTGTTGCCAGCTCATCTGCAAGAAAACGAGTCATTTGAGGTTCACCTTTTAAATGGAATGCCTTATAGACGATCTCCAGGAATGCGCCCACCAGCCAGGCCGTTTGATGGGAAATCGATCGCCGCACCGGATCAAGGCCCGCAGCCCTTAAGATGGCATTGATCATGTCCCAGACCGGAACTGGTTGGCCCTGGCTGATGAAATAGATATTGCCAGAAAGTCCGGGGTTTGTTTCCAAACAGTCTGCCGCCATTACATGGGCTTCGGCGGCATTATCGATGTAGATCGTATCCACCAGGTTTTTACCGTTTCCGACCCTTTTCAGACGTTTTGCCCGCTGGATAATCCTGGGAACCAGATGAGTGTCCCGGGGTCCCCATATTAAATGGGGCCGCAATATAATCGTCAGAAGGCCGTCAACGGCGGCATTTACAATGAGTTGTTCGGCAAGTGCCTTGGTTTTGGGGTAATGCGCATGAAACCTGTGCGGATAGGGGACCGATTCATCGACACCTTCCATATCGGTGCCGTTAAAAATCACGCTGGGGGAACTGGTATACACCAGCCGTGGAATTTTATGCTTGATGCCGGCCGCGATGACGTTGCGGGTACCGGCGACATTGGTTTGGTAATAGTCGGAATACTCGCCCCAAATGCCCGCTTTGGCCGCCACGTGAAAGACAAGATCCATGCCCTTTAGAGCCTGCTCAACGGCCTTTTGGTCTCTGATATCCCCCTGGATTTGATCGACACCCAGGGTCTCAAGTTCAGAATGAAAGCCGCGGGAAAAGCTGCGGACAGCATCCCCTCGTTGTTTAAGCAGGCGGACAATGGCTCCCCCCAGAAAACCGCCGCCGCCGGTAACCAGAATACGCTGCGGTTCCTTTTTGTTGATGCGATCTTGCATACCGCTTATATCCCGATTCGAAGTTTAGGGTTTTATAGCAGGTTGCACTGCAATGAGCTCAAAGCTCAAGGCTCAAAGCTCAAAGCTCAAAGCTTAAAGGTCGAGGCTCAAAGGTTAAAGTTGAGTAAGGACGAATCCAGTCAGCTTTCAGCTTTGAGCTTTCAGCTTTTTCCCGGCCCAAACCGCCAGCTTTTCACGGAAAATCTTCGAGTTGTGGCGGATGTCCACCGGAAATGATTTATGAAACAATATGGTTTTGATATCCTTGGTCAAATCGTTTTGGCGCGCAAGCTCCATGAGTTCTTTACGGAGTTTCTTTTTAGTGTAACGTTTTTCATCCGCGGCAAGTTCAATACAGATAACCGGCTTTTGGTTTGATCGGGGACCAATTCCCACCAGGGCACTGCGAGCCACCCGGGGGTGCTTGTTGAAGATCGCTTCACAGGGGATGGTATATAGGGTTCCATTTTCAGTTGTGACCCGGTGGCTTTTACGCCCGCAAAACCAGATCCTGCCCTTTGAATCCCGCCAACCGAGATCTCCCATCCGATGCCATACTTGGTTGCCCTGTTTGATTTTGGCCAAACGGTCTGCCTGGGGGTTTTCAAAATACTGTCGGGTAACCAGATCGCCGTTGACCGTTATTTCACCGATGTCTCCATCCGCAACGACAAGCTCCTGGGACCATGTTTCAATGGGATCATCGCTGATGGTTATAATTTGCATGTCTATTCCTTGCAAGGGGCGTCCGACGCAAATACCGTAGCCCTTTTGGCTGAGCGTTCGGGTTTCTGATAAAATTTCAGTGCTCGCTATGGATAAGACCGGCATGGCTTCGGTAGCGCCGTAAGGGGTGTGAATCCGGGCATCTTGATTCAGCATCTGGGCAAACTGTTCGATATTGGATGCAGATACCGGCGCGCCGGCGGAGATGACCCGCTTTAACGTCGGCAGTCTGATGCCTTTTTGTTGGGCGTATTGGCCGACCCGATTCAGCAGGGCCGGCGAGGCGAACATATTGGTAACTCCCTGGTTCACAATGGCCTCGATGATCCGTTCAGGGTTGACGGAACCGGGTTTGGTGGGGTCCATATCCGGTATGATCGCCGTCATCCCCAGGGCCGGATCAAAGAGCGCAAAGAGTGGAAATGTGGGCAGGTCTATTTCATCCGGCGTGATATTGAAGTGGGATTGAATGGAGCGAATCTGGGCGTCAAAGATGCCATGGGTGTACACGGCTCCTTTGGCCGGGCCGGTACTGCCGGTAGTGAATAGAATTGCGGCCATATCGTCCCGTTTCGTTTTTGCCGCTTTATATGATTTCAAGGGTGTCCGACGGATTTGATTCAGGGTGAATCCTCCCCAGAACCAGCGCCTGCCGACGGTGATCCAGGTGGTAACCGTTGCGAAAAATTTAGGGTGAAGTGTTCGCAGTACATGGGCAAGGGGTATGCCGATAAAGGCCTCCGGCCGGCTTTCCTGAAAACATGCGATCATGCGGCGGATACCCATCCCGGGATCGACGATAACCGGAACGGCACCGGTTTTGAAAAGCGCAAACGTCAGTGCAAAGAATTCGATGCTCGGTTTAACCATCAAAATGGTGCGCGTGCCGCGGGTGATTCCGACGTTTTCCAGCCCATGGGCCAGGTTGTCCGATTCCTGGTCAAGCTGCCGGAACGTCAGATGAGCGTAAGCAACCCGCCCGCCTTTGTCCCGGCCGGCAGGATAGACCACCGCCCGTTTATAAGGTTGAAGTTCGGCCATTTGTTTCAAATACGAAGAAACGTTTACGAAATCGTTGTCATTATTTTGGTCTGATGTTGTCATCGAACTTGAGATCAATCCTCTAATCAAGCTTTTTGCGGTGCGATCTAGACAATCTTTTGTTAACAAAAAGAAACTGGAAATTTGAAACTGGAAACTTGGGAATAAAGAGTTTAGATCAATGGATAGAATACCAATGCCGAGTTTCAAGTTTCGAGTTTCGTGTCACAATAACACCGGTGATGTTTGCTGCCCGAAAGGACCATTTCCTTCCTTTTATATTTTTATATTTTCGTATTTTCGCGCTTTCGTGATAAAAATTCTTTAACCAACAGCAAAATTTCATTCGGCTTGTCCTCTAACACATAATGACCGGCATCTGCAAACAGATGCACCTCGGCATCCGGAAAACGGCGCTGCCACTCGTTTAGGTAATCGGTGTCGAAAACAATGTCGCCTGCACCCCAGCAGATGAGCATGGGGCAGGGGGCCAGCTTATAAAGGTTTTGATCCACATGTTTTACCTGGCCGTAGCTCGGGTCATTTTTGCCGACAGGGATATCCTGAACAAATTTAAGAGTTGCGATGCGGTTTTCCCAGCAGTTGTACGGCGCGGTCAGGCCGGATCGAACCGCCCGGGGCAGCCTGTTGCAAGCGGCCGTATGAAGAGCTCCCAGGGTAAACAGATTCAAGCCCTGGACGGTTAGGGTTGCCAGCGGCCTGACGTTCCGCACCAGCCGGAGTCGCATGGGAAGTGTTTTGCCCTTTGGCGGAAAAAAGGCGGCAGTGTTCATAATGACGAAGCTGCGGACACGTTGCGGATGTCTCAGGGCATAGGCCATACCGATCATTCCGCCCCAGTCGTGGAGCACCAGGGTGATTTTCTCTTTCAAATCAAGGTGATCCAGAAGGGCTTGCAGGTCATCCACGCGGTTTTTCAATCTATAATCGTAGTTGCCTGCACCGGGTTTGTCAGACAGACCGCAGCCGATATGATCCGGCGCAATGACGCGGAATTGGGAGGACAGCCCTTTGACAAGTTCCCGAAAATAAAACGACCAGGTGGGATTTCCGTGCACCATGACCACCGGCTCCCCCCGG is part of the Candidatus Desulfatibia profunda genome and encodes:
- a CDS encoding NAD-dependent epimerase/dehydratase family protein, which gives rise to MQDRINKKEPQRILVTGGGGFLGGAIVRLLKQRGDAVRSFSRGFHSELETLGVDQIQGDIRDQKAVEQALKGMDLVFHVAAKAGIWGEYSDYYQTNVAGTRNVIAAGIKHKIPRLVYTSSPSVIFNGTDMEGVDESVPYPHRFHAHYPKTKALAEQLIVNAAVDGLLTIILRPHLIWGPRDTHLVPRIIQRAKRLKRVGNGKNLVDTIYIDNAAEAHVMAADCLETNPGLSGNIYFISQGQPVPVWDMINAILRAAGLDPVRRSISHQTAWLVGAFLEIVYKAFHLKGEPQMTRFLADELATDHWFDISAARRDLGYVPRITTEEGLRRLEHWLKTNKE
- a CDS encoding PocR ligand-binding domain-containing protein translates to MQLTDILPLEKWIRLEEDVYKMFGFDNNVFNIDGFRITDFKKWANRLCPAIKATDRGQSYICAVAHMNLAAAARNTKQPVIEECDAGLVKLVVPIFVNSKFLGAFGACGSLLDDGEIDTFLVNKTTGIDTEEIESLASDIDSITTAGAEAAVAYIKARIVRIVSYFENQT
- a CDS encoding AMP-binding protein, yielding MTTSDQNNDNDFVNVSSYLKQMAELQPYKRAVVYPAGRDKGGRVAYAHLTFRQLDQESDNLAHGLENVGITRGTRTILMVKPSIEFFALTFALFKTGAVPVIVDPGMGIRRMIACFQESRPEAFIGIPLAHVLRTLHPKFFATVTTWITVGRRWFWGGFTLNQIRRTPLKSYKAAKTKRDDMAAILFTTGSTGPAKGAVYTHGIFDAQIRSIQSHFNITPDEIDLPTFPLFALFDPALGMTAIIPDMDPTKPGSVNPERIIEAIVNQGVTNMFASPALLNRVGQYAQQKGIRLPTLKRVISAGAPVSASNIEQFAQMLNQDARIHTPYGATEAMPVLSIASTEILSETRTLSQKGYGICVGRPLQGIDMQIITISDDPIETWSQELVVADGDIGEITVNGDLVTRQYFENPQADRLAKIKQGNQVWHRMGDLGWRDSKGRIWFCGRKSHRVTTENGTLYTIPCEAIFNKHPRVARSALVGIGPRSNQKPVICIELAADEKRYTKKKLRKELMELARQNDLTKDIKTILFHKSFPVDIRHNSKIFREKLAVWAGKKLKAQS
- a CDS encoding alpha/beta fold hydrolase, whose amino-acid sequence is MRKKKQIDISAFRHLYPFQSRYLDINGLKYHFLDQGRGEPVVMVHGNPTWSFYFRELVKGLSSQFRVIAPDHIGCGLSDKPGAGNYDYRLKNRVDDLQALLDHLDLKEKITLVLHDWGGMIGMAYALRHPQRVRSFVIMNTAAFFPPKGKTLPMRLRLVRNVRPLATLTVQGLNLFTLGALHTAACNRLPRAVRSGLTAPYNCWENRIATLKFVQDIPVGKNDPSYGQVKHVDQNLYKLAPCPMLICWGAGDIVFDTDYLNEWQRRFPDAEVHLFADAGHYVLEDKPNEILLLVKEFLSRKRENTKI